In the Uranotaenia lowii strain MFRU-FL chromosome 1, ASM2978415v1, whole genome shotgun sequence genome, CGAGTGAACTTACTCAATGCCCGGATAAGGTTGTAGTAGTACATTAATTTGAAACCGAACGGCTGCCTTCAGGACTAGTCCTGTAATCGGTTCAATTATGAGGTAGAATTGATGACGTTCCTTCTCCGGATTCATCCCTCCCATCTGATCGTGGTAAAAGGAATCTCCCATATAAAAGTGCGGAAAAGAAACGTAAAATGGGGCTCCATATCGACACTCGGTCGCGTTGATCACACCCGATGGCATGAATTCCCCTCCGTGGTTGCACTGGTTCTCCGCGTACAGGGATCCATTATCGATGGATCTTCCGGTTCCTACGAAACGATACCCCGTCAATCCGTGGACTTCCTCCTCACGCTCGAACTCAAACATAACCATTCGACACATTTCGGCGGTGAAAATCTTCAACGGAACGTCTTTTCTGAGTCGAGTTGGGAATATTTCGCCAGTAAAACCCCTAAACTTGCCACATTCTTCATCGGCAGCGTCAGCGTGAGCCTTGTAGTTCCAATTTTTTACCATTGCGTAATGATCTGGATCCTCGTTACCCAAATCCATGTTAAAATATCCGCAAGTTTCCGATGTATCGTTGAATATCTGGAACCAGCTGAATCGATCTTCCAGAGGTATCGAGGAACCCATCATACTTAGGATTTCCTTCCCCCTTTTAAGCATTGGCTCCCGATAGCCATCGAATAGAAGCTCGCTGGCTTGTTTGGTCACAAAAACGCCCTGATGGTAGCTCTGAAGAGCGATCGAGATTGCTTTCTGAGCTGCAAAGCCCCAATATCGAGCTTGATTGGCAGCTGTCAGTGCCACCGCATTTATACTGTTGATGGTACTGTTCAGTGATACTTGACAGTTGGCTTCATCCAATTTGTAGCGACTTCGTAATCTATAACTCACGGTACCGTTGCTTGGATTGAACTCGATGTCTTCTTTCGAGGGATGTTCTGAAAAACAAATAGGTAAAACCTCATAAAACTTGTaaccaaaaacttaaaaatctgttttattttaaatcctaCCAAGATAAGCGAATGGGCCGATTTCGCGAAACACCGGTTTGGTGCTTCGGTTGGCCAGAAATTCATGAGCGTTGGTCCAATTGAAGAGGGTTATTTCCCAGTTCAGGTGAAAGGGGGGCTGCCGCCAAATGGCAAA is a window encoding:
- the LOC129756818 gene encoding protein peste-like, yielding MPESKSCSGLYSIVIMPSVIAFGGSKNQKVRATWIAGTLLILFGVFFTAFWSDILDVLVRKGKAINPTSEAFAIWRQPPFHLNWEITLFNWTNAHEFLANRSTKPVFREIGPFAYLEHPSKEDIEFNPSNGTVSYRLRSRYKLDEANCQVSLNSTINSINAVALTAANQARYWGFAAQKAISIALQSYHQGVFVTKQASELLFDGYREPMLKRGKEILSMMGSSIPLEDRFSWFQIFNDTSETCGYFNMDLGNEDPDHYAMVKNWNYKAHADAADEECGKFRGFTGEIFPTRLRKDVPLKIFTAEMCRMVMFEFEREEEVHGLTGYRFVGTGRSIDNGSLYAENQCNHGGEFMPSGVINATECRYGAPFYVSFPHFYMGDSFYHDQMGGMNPEKERHQFYLIIEPITGLVLKAAVRFQINVLLQPYPGIELYENSPRSYVPVLWFSRNFQLSQPEIQKLKMLTMVAQLGYGAGFTVLGLGIILALVAYRTSAGMSSQSHILLKTAAFPKGHYEPVKS